Genomic segment of Gigantopelta aegis isolate Gae_Host chromosome 10, Gae_host_genome, whole genome shotgun sequence:
CTaagtaataacaaacacaaaatgaaaatatatacaaaataattttaaaaatttaagtttgataatattaaatattaaatacatgtacaatgattATTACATGATCAAAACGAAAATGTATAAAGaggtacaaaatacacacaacaGTTGTCAGTATTGGTCTCCTCTAACCTACAATTACTACTAGTTCTATCTGTAACCACCCAAATATCTGAAAATCACAATCAGTATTGATTCAAAAAACTTTATAATTGTGTAAACTTCAGCAAATTgctttattattaatcatttcaCAAATCTACATTTCACTGAAATATCCGAGAAACATCATTTCTGTTGCATACCGATTTACACTGGTAACACTTGACCACACGATCGACATCTTGGTCGGAAGGTCCAGTACTACGACACAAACAGATCCTGCAGACACAATGGCCACACGCTAACTGGTACATAGTGCAATTTGAAATCTGACTTTTACAATTCATACACACTTTCTCATGTCTAGAACTCGCAGTGTCGCTTTTGTCACTCGCCGATGACGTGGTACACGTGAAGGATGGTAGCTGCTGTAAGATTGACATGGCATCATCCAGACTACTGTCCAGCATACGTTTATGTGATGGAACATGGTCATCCCTGGAATTTGTGGTTGACAAGGCATTGTACAGGCTATGTTTATGTGATGGAATATCGTCCTCCCTGGAATTTGTGGTTGACAAGGCATTGCCCAGACTGCAGCTCGACGTATGTTTGTGTGATGGAATAGTGTACTGTAATTTTATGGCTAACATATTTTCACTAGAGTTGTCAACTCTTGCAATTTTAACTTGCTGCTCAGATACATCCAAAgctttactttttcttttagtAGAAGAAGCACATAATGACAGATTAGCTTTGGTGTTTTGAGCGTTGTTCAGTTTGGTGTCtgcaacaaaaattatatcttCCTTTCTGCCCACAGTTCTTGGAGCAGATTTTACTTGGGATTCATCACAATGCTTAAGAAGAAATTggtcaattctaactttcagaGAGTTGTTTGGAACTGGGTAACTATCTGTATTAAAAGAAACTCCTGTGAATGGGTCATTGGGAAGTCGACCATATGTTGCTTCATTTTCGATATATTTCTCCAGTGTATTATGATCTATGGACTTCCCACTAGGCAGAAGAGTTGGAAGAGCCATCACTTCACAAGTTATAGGATCCACAAATTCTTCAGGTATCTCAAACTTTGAGGTGGAATCAGATGACGATTCCACTAATATTAAACAATCTTTAGTTGATGTATCACAATTCTTAGACACTGTTGGAAGCTGCTTGAGATTTAATGAATTAACATAATGATAGAATACCTTTTCATggatagctttatcatatttATGTGATGGTTGACCAAAAATGGCTACCGATTTGATACCCGGGATTAAACTTTCAATGGTATTTGTAATCCTAATGGTTAAATGACTAACAAGTGCTGTTCCGTATCTATGCTTCATCTCAACAACGTACTGGAATCTGCTAAAGTCAGAGTCATCAACACTGTACGGACTTGTGGCACGAAATGATGGACTAACGAAACACACAGACTGCTGGATCCTTCATGTGGATTCTGCCAACAGAGACTGGAGTCAGCTGAACCGGGTTTCTGTCTTGGCTTGTACTGTCTAAGCCAAAAAGCCATGATGATGTTAGTTTTTGAGTGTTGGTGAGCACTTCAAGAGCTGAAGACTTCTGTCGACCTACAACAGGGTTGATTATAACTTGGTGGATGTTGATGGAGCAAGGAAATGCAAATGTGATACTAACTGGAGGCTTCAGAAAGCGCTCGGCCAAAAAACCCTTATTTTTCAGAATGAAATCTTTTGAGACTAAATTCTCAACATCGTATCCATCCGAGGACACAGAGCTGCTTGTTGCGACAGTTTTTAAACTCCAGTG
This window contains:
- the LOC121383246 gene encoding LOW QUALITY PROTEIN: RING finger protein 37-like (The sequence of the model RefSeq protein was modified relative to this genomic sequence to represent the inferred CDS: deleted 1 base in 1 codon), translated to MLVDFCHWSLKTVATSSSVSSDGYDVENLVSKDFILKNKGFLAERFLKPPVSITFAFPCSINIHQVIINPVVGRQKSSALEVLTNTQKLTSSWLFGLDSTSQDRNPVQLTPVSVGRIHMKDPAVCVFRYPSFRATSPYSVDDSDFSRFQYVVEMKHRYGTALVSHLTIRITNTIESLIPGIKSVAIFGQPSHKYDKAIHEKVFYHYVNSLNLKQLPTVSKNCDTSTKDCLILVESSSDSTSKFEIPEEFVDPITCEVMALPTLLPSGKSIDHNTLEKYIENEATYGRLPNDPFTGVSFNTDSYPVPNNSLKVRIDQFLLKHCDESQVKSAPRTVGRKEDIIFVADTKLNNAQNTKANLSLCASSTKRKSKALDVSEQQVKIARVDNSSENMLAIKLQYTIPSHKHTSSCSLGNALSTTNSREDDIPSHKHSLYNALSTTNSRDDHVPSHKRMLDSSLDDAMSILQQLPSFTCTTSSASDKSDTASSRHEKVCMNCKSQISNCTMYQLACGHCVCRICLCRSTGPSDQDVDRVVKCYQCKSVCNRNDVSRIFQ